Proteins encoded together in one Bradyrhizobium sp. CB82 window:
- the phnK gene encoding phosphonate C-P lyase system protein PhnK, translated as MAEPVLENDQPLLVAEALSKSYGRIAACRDVSFALYPGEVLAIVGESGSGKSTLLQLLSGQHAASGGRVAYQMRDGMTRDLATLGEAERRFLFRTDWGYVHQDPAQGLRMAVSAGANVGERLMAVGWNHYGRIRDTASNWLERVEIDVARIDDAPRSYSGGMRQRLQIARNLVTEPRLVFMDEPTGGLDVSVQARLLDLLRNLVAELHLAVIIVTHDLAVARLLSHRVMVMKGGRVIETGLTDQVLDDPREPYTQLLVSSILPP; from the coding sequence ATGGCTGAGCCCGTGCTGGAGAACGATCAGCCGCTGCTGGTCGCGGAAGCCCTGAGCAAATCCTACGGCAGGATCGCCGCCTGTCGCGACGTCTCCTTCGCGCTCTATCCGGGCGAGGTGCTGGCGATCGTCGGTGAATCCGGCTCGGGCAAGTCGACGCTGCTTCAGCTCCTGTCGGGACAGCATGCCGCAAGTGGCGGCCGCGTCGCCTACCAGATGCGCGATGGCATGACACGCGATCTCGCAACGCTCGGCGAGGCCGAGCGGCGCTTCCTGTTCCGCACCGATTGGGGCTATGTGCACCAGGATCCCGCGCAGGGCCTGCGCATGGCGGTCTCGGCCGGCGCCAACGTCGGCGAACGCCTGATGGCCGTGGGATGGAATCACTACGGTCGCATCCGCGACACCGCCTCGAACTGGCTCGAGCGCGTCGAGATCGACGTCGCGCGCATCGACGATGCGCCGCGGTCCTATTCCGGCGGCATGCGCCAGCGTCTCCAGATCGCCCGCAACCTCGTCACCGAGCCGCGCCTCGTCTTCATGGACGAGCCGACCGGCGGCCTCGATGTCTCCGTGCAGGCCCGCCTGCTCGATCTCTTGCGCAACCTGGTTGCCGAACTGCATCTCGCCGTCATCATCGTCACCCACGATCTCGCGGTGGCGCGGCTGCTGTCGCATCGCGTGATGGTGATGAAGGGAGGCCGCGTCATCGAGACCGGCCTGACCGATCAGGTGCTCGACGACCCGCGCGAGCCCTATACTCAGCTTCTCGTCTCCTCGATTCTGCCGCCATGA
- the phnE gene encoding phosphonate ABC transporter, permease protein PhnE, with the protein MTIAVSILPEQRLAALNAAYRQAVARKRLRLFAGAMLSIAALILAAIGAEVNLRTLFTYFGNFVSYFDRILTLDSGQRVWTDPGEWLWGWYKWLKLLGETLLISYVGTLIGAVCAFGLNFFAAENTSPAPWLRFLVRRLLEFARTVPGIVFALIFVMAFGLGPMAGVLAIAIHSTGALGKLFAEIVENADMKPVEGVRSTGASWLSCMRFAVLPQVSAGYVSYALLRFEINVRESSVMGFVGAGGIGQELVVAIRKFYYSDVSAILLMIVVTIFIIDITTGWLRARLFGRDARS; encoded by the coding sequence ATGACCATTGCGGTTTCGATCCTACCCGAGCAGCGACTGGCGGCGCTGAACGCGGCCTATCGCCAGGCGGTGGCGCGCAAGCGCCTGCGGCTGTTCGCCGGCGCTATGCTGTCCATCGCCGCGCTGATCCTTGCCGCGATCGGGGCTGAAGTGAATTTGCGGACGCTGTTCACATATTTCGGCAATTTCGTCAGCTATTTCGACCGCATCCTCACCCTCGACAGCGGTCAGCGTGTCTGGACTGATCCCGGCGAGTGGCTGTGGGGCTGGTACAAATGGCTGAAGTTGCTCGGCGAGACGCTGCTGATCAGCTATGTCGGAACGCTGATCGGCGCGGTCTGCGCCTTCGGCCTGAATTTTTTCGCGGCTGAGAACACGTCGCCGGCACCCTGGCTGCGCTTTCTCGTGCGCCGCCTGCTCGAATTCGCCCGCACGGTTCCGGGCATCGTGTTCGCCCTGATCTTCGTCATGGCCTTCGGGCTCGGGCCGATGGCAGGCGTGCTGGCGATCGCTATTCACTCGACCGGCGCGCTCGGCAAGCTGTTTGCCGAGATCGTCGAGAATGCCGACATGAAGCCGGTCGAAGGTGTGCGCTCGACCGGCGCGAGCTGGTTGTCCTGCATGCGCTTTGCCGTGCTGCCGCAGGTCTCGGCCGGCTATGTCAGCTACGCGCTGCTGCGCTTCGAGATCAATGTCCGCGAATCCTCGGTGATGGGTTTCGTCGGCGCCGGCGGTATCGGCCAGGAACTCGTGGTCGCGATCCGGAAATTCTACTACTCCGACGTCAGCGCAATTCTGCTCATGATCGTCGTCACCATCTTCATCATCGATATCACCACGGGCTGGCTGCGCGCGCGGCTGTTCGGCAGGGATGCGCGGTCATGA
- a CDS encoding DapH/DapD/GlmU-related protein, translating to MVAKSLSVQPTIDPTAKLHEIKLGAYCEVGARTILHEVTMGDYSYVVNDTQITYTTIGKFCSIAAMTRVNPGNHPMQRASQAHFTYRASAYFPGESDEAEFFDWRRQHHVHIGHDVWIGHGAIVLPGRNIGTGAVVAAGAVVTKDVPTYTIVAGNPARPIRRRFSDEIAGRLAKLAWWDWDHESLREALPDFRKLGIEDFLAKYEARIVANQSSPSERSIPA from the coding sequence ATGGTCGCCAAATCGCTTTCGGTCCAACCGACCATCGATCCCACCGCCAAGCTGCACGAGATCAAGCTCGGCGCCTATTGCGAGGTCGGCGCGCGCACGATCCTGCACGAGGTGACGATGGGCGATTATTCCTACGTCGTGAACGATACCCAGATCACTTACACGACGATCGGAAAATTCTGCTCGATCGCGGCGATGACGCGCGTCAATCCCGGCAATCACCCGATGCAGCGCGCCAGCCAGGCGCATTTCACATATCGTGCGAGCGCCTATTTTCCGGGCGAGAGCGATGAGGCCGAGTTCTTCGATTGGCGGCGCCAGCATCACGTTCATATCGGCCATGACGTCTGGATCGGCCATGGCGCGATCGTATTGCCGGGCCGCAATATAGGCACCGGCGCGGTGGTGGCCGCAGGCGCCGTCGTCACCAAGGACGTGCCAACTTACACCATCGTCGCAGGCAATCCGGCCCGCCCGATCCGGCGGCGGTTCTCCGACGAGATCGCCGGCCGCCTCGCAAAACTCGCCTGGTGGGACTGGGATCACGAAAGCTTGCGCGAAGCCTTGCCTGATTTCCGCAAGCTTGGGATTGAAGATTTCCTTGCAAAGTACGAGGCACGGATCGTTGCCAACCAGTCCTCTCCCAGCGAGCGAAGCATCCCCGCGTGA
- a CDS encoding carbon-phosphorus lyase complex subunit PhnI gives MYVAVKGGERAIENAHRLLAHARRGERSLPDITLGQISEQLGLAVDRVMSEGSLYDRELAALAIKQARGDLIEAIFLVRAFRATLPRFGASEPVDTGAMRVQRRVSSTFKDIPGGQILGPTFDYTHRLLDPGLAEGYVPEEPATAEASPAATPRVTDILGRDGLIEPSPQAGPDAPVGDLTREPLNFPADRDLRLQNLARGDEGFLLAMGYSTQRGYGRNHPFAGEIRFGEVEVELFAEDVGFAVPLGAIELTECQMVNQFKGSATEAPCFTRGYGLAFGQSERKAMSMALVDRALRARELGEEVLAPAQDEEFVMSHSDNVQATGFVEHLKLPHYVDFQSELGLLRKLRQEFAEANDAEPMKEAAE, from the coding sequence ATGTATGTCGCAGTCAAGGGCGGCGAACGCGCCATCGAGAACGCCCATCGCCTGCTCGCCCATGCGCGTCGCGGCGAACGGAGCTTGCCCGACATCACGCTCGGCCAGATTTCCGAGCAGCTTGGCCTTGCCGTCGATCGCGTCATGAGCGAAGGCTCGCTCTATGATCGCGAGCTCGCGGCGCTCGCGATCAAGCAGGCCCGGGGAGATCTCATCGAGGCGATCTTCCTGGTGCGCGCCTTCCGAGCCACCTTGCCGCGCTTCGGCGCAAGCGAGCCGGTCGATACCGGCGCCATGCGGGTGCAGCGGCGGGTGTCCTCGACCTTCAAGGACATTCCGGGCGGACAGATCCTCGGGCCGACCTTCGACTACACCCATCGCCTGCTCGATCCGGGTCTGGCCGAAGGCTATGTGCCCGAGGAGCCGGCCACAGCCGAAGCCTCACCCGCCGCCACGCCGCGCGTGACCGATATTCTGGGTCGCGACGGCTTGATCGAGCCGTCACCGCAAGCCGGGCCGGACGCCCCGGTCGGCGATCTCACGCGCGAACCCCTCAACTTCCCTGCCGATCGCGACCTGCGCCTGCAAAATCTCGCGCGCGGCGACGAAGGCTTCTTGCTGGCGATGGGCTACTCGACGCAGCGCGGCTATGGGCGCAACCATCCCTTCGCCGGCGAGATCCGCTTCGGCGAGGTCGAGGTCGAGCTCTTCGCCGAGGACGTCGGCTTCGCCGTGCCGCTGGGTGCGATCGAGCTGACCGAGTGCCAGATGGTGAACCAGTTCAAGGGCTCGGCAACGGAAGCGCCGTGCTTCACCCGCGGCTATGGCCTGGCCTTCGGCCAGAGCGAGCGCAAGGCCATGTCGATGGCGCTGGTCGATCGCGCGCTTCGCGCCCGCGAACTCGGCGAGGAGGTGCTCGCACCGGCGCAGGACGAGGAATTCGTGATGTCGCATTCCGACAACGTCCAGGCGACCGGCTTCGTCGAGCATCTGAAGCTGCCGCATTATGTCGACTTCCAGTCCGAGCTTGGCCTGCTGCGCAAGCTGCGTCAGGAATTTGCCGAGGCCAATGACGCCGAGCCGATGAAGGAGGCCGCGGAATGA
- the phnD gene encoding phosphonate ABC transporter substrate-binding protein, whose amino-acid sequence MITRRIVLAGAAALVFSASASAEDWKAKYPEITFAVIPAENGSGVTERYAPFVSYLSKELGIKVTLRVANDYAAVIEGQRAGNIHIGYYGPASFARARLTGVKTDAFVIDVNSDGSKGYYSVFYVLAKSPYQKIEDLKGRNLGLVDPNSTSGNNMPRFKLNQMSIDPDAYFSKVIFTGSHENAVLALAQGTVDVTANWWNADDDSNLTRMLNKGMVKSADGTPMKKEDFRIIVKSDLIINSPYAYLSDLPEDMKAAIKKAFLEAADKDPEAFKKLSDGKNKPWVPIATDDYNKTIELIRFVDNLRKKAS is encoded by the coding sequence ATGATCACTCGTCGCATCGTCCTTGCCGGCGCCGCCGCGCTGGTCTTCTCCGCCTCCGCCTCCGCAGAGGACTGGAAAGCGAAATATCCGGAGATCACCTTTGCGGTGATTCCGGCCGAGAACGGCTCGGGTGTTACCGAGCGCTATGCGCCCTTCGTCAGCTATCTGTCCAAGGAGCTCGGCATCAAGGTCACGCTGCGTGTCGCCAATGACTACGCGGCCGTCATCGAGGGCCAGCGCGCCGGCAACATCCATATCGGCTACTACGGTCCGGCGTCCTTCGCGCGTGCCCGCCTCACCGGCGTAAAGACCGATGCTTTCGTCATCGACGTCAACTCCGACGGCTCGAAGGGCTACTACTCCGTGTTCTACGTGCTGGCGAAGTCGCCGTATCAGAAGATCGAGGACCTCAAGGGCAGGAACCTCGGCCTGGTCGATCCGAACTCGACCTCCGGCAACAACATGCCCCGCTTCAAGCTCAACCAGATGAGCATCGATCCCGATGCCTATTTCTCCAAGGTGATCTTCACCGGCAGCCACGAGAACGCCGTTCTCGCGCTCGCCCAGGGCACCGTCGATGTCACCGCCAACTGGTGGAATGCCGATGACGATTCCAACCTGACGCGCATGCTCAACAAGGGCATGGTGAAGTCGGCCGACGGCACACCGATGAAGAAGGAAGATTTCCGCATCATCGTGAAGTCCGACCTCATCATCAATTCGCCCTATGCCTATCTCAGTGATCTGCCCGAGGACATGAAGGCGGCGATCAAGAAGGCCTTCCTGGAGGCGGCGGACAAGGATCCCGAGGCGTTCAAGAAGCTCTCCGACGGCAAGAACAAGCCCTGGGTACCGATCGCCACCGACGACTACAACAAGACGATCGAGCTGATCAGATTCGTCGACAACCTGCGTAAGAAGGCGTCCTGA
- the phnH gene encoding phosphonate C-P lyase system protein PhnH, with product MTTIAELPPGFADKVLSAQSTFRSVMDAMARPGSVQRIAPVLAAPGLMMRGTAAIALTLFDHDTPLWLDALMSGSPDVLKWLKFHTGASVIQDPSVASFALIADGATLPSLERFALGSNEYPDRSTTLILQADSLDAGAAFELRGPGIDGATILQAMIRPADLFERLRLNEALFPRGIDVVLVADDAVVAIPRTTRIANKGS from the coding sequence ATGACGACGATCGCAGAACTGCCGCCCGGTTTTGCCGACAAGGTGTTGTCGGCGCAATCGACCTTTCGTTCGGTCATGGACGCGATGGCGCGACCGGGCTCGGTGCAGCGCATCGCGCCGGTCCTGGCGGCGCCGGGCCTGATGATGCGCGGCACTGCCGCGATCGCGCTAACGCTGTTCGACCATGATACGCCACTCTGGCTCGATGCGCTGATGTCGGGGAGCCCAGACGTCCTGAAATGGCTGAAATTCCATACCGGTGCGTCGGTGATCCAGGATCCTTCCGTCGCGAGCTTTGCGCTGATCGCCGATGGTGCCACGCTTCCTTCGCTCGAGCGCTTTGCGCTCGGCAGCAATGAATACCCTGATCGTTCGACCACGTTGATCCTGCAAGCCGATAGTCTCGACGCAGGGGCCGCCTTCGAGCTCCGTGGCCCGGGCATCGACGGCGCGACGATCCTACAGGCGATGATCAGGCCAGCCGACCTGTTCGAGCGCCTGCGCCTCAACGAGGCGCTGTTTCCGCGCGGCATCGACGTGGTGCTGGTCGCCGATGACGCCGTGGTTGCGATCCCGCGCACCACGCGTATCGCGAACAAGGGAAGTTGA
- the phnG gene encoding phosphonate C-P lyase system protein PhnG, with protein MNDVTQQNSLKIRRKAAMAVLAHADASTIAGRLRAITLPRYDDLRAPENGLVMLRGRIGGDGVPFNLGEATVSRAAVRLASGEVGFGYTLGRDGEKARLIALCDALVQSEEFASAIEQDVVAPLRADLHARQAQRAARAAATKVDFYTMVRGEG; from the coding sequence GTGAACGACGTGACCCAGCAAAACAGTCTCAAGATCCGGCGCAAGGCGGCGATGGCGGTGCTGGCGCATGCGGACGCAAGCACCATCGCCGGCCGCCTCCGGGCCATTACGCTGCCGCGCTACGACGATCTGCGTGCGCCCGAAAACGGGCTAGTGATGCTGCGCGGCCGAATCGGCGGCGACGGTGTGCCATTCAACCTGGGCGAGGCAACCGTGTCGCGCGCCGCAGTGCGGCTTGCGAGCGGCGAGGTCGGCTTCGGCTATACGCTTGGTCGCGACGGAGAGAAGGCGCGACTGATCGCGCTCTGCGACGCGCTGGTGCAGTCGGAAGAGTTTGCGAGCGCAATCGAGCAAGATGTCGTCGCGCCGCTGCGGGCGGACTTGCATGCGCGGCAGGCGCAGCGCGCCGCGCGAGCCGCGGCAACGAAGGTTGATTTCTACACCATGGTGCGCGGTGAGGGGTGA
- the phnF gene encoding phosphonate metabolism transcriptional regulator PhnF, translating to MSLQDTASSGVALWRLVADGIERGIADGRFAAGEKLPGETEIAEIYRVNRHTVRRALAALAERGLVRAARGSGTYVEAQKLAYPLRSRTRFSEIVGAGGREPRGQLIEASEDVASRELARQLGVKTGARLVRIESVRFADRTPICVSTSWLSAELFPDAGAVFAAARSMTKLLAHYGVRDYRRGSTRITAGIVDATDAARLDLALGRPILVVDSTDVDPDGRPLVTKRSRFAAERVEFLVES from the coding sequence ATGAGCCTTCAGGACACCGCCTCTTCCGGCGTCGCGCTGTGGCGCCTGGTCGCCGACGGCATCGAGCGCGGCATCGCCGATGGCCGCTTTGCCGCCGGCGAAAAACTGCCGGGCGAGACCGAGATCGCCGAGATCTATCGCGTGAACCGCCACACCGTGCGGCGCGCGCTGGCGGCGCTCGCCGAGCGCGGCCTGGTGCGCGCCGCACGCGGCAGCGGCACCTATGTCGAGGCGCAGAAGCTCGCCTATCCGCTGCGCTCGCGTACGCGCTTCTCGGAGATCGTCGGCGCCGGCGGCCGTGAGCCGCGCGGACAGTTGATCGAGGCGTCGGAGGACGTGGCGAGCCGGGAGCTCGCACGACAGCTCGGCGTGAAGACCGGCGCGCGGCTGGTCCGGATCGAATCCGTGCGCTTTGCCGACCGGACGCCGATCTGTGTCTCGACGTCCTGGCTGTCAGCCGAACTCTTCCCTGATGCGGGTGCGGTGTTCGCCGCCGCGCGCTCGATGACAAAACTGCTCGCCCATTACGGCGTCCGCGACTACCGCCGTGGCTCGACCCGAATCACGGCCGGGATCGTCGATGCAACCGACGCCGCGCGGCTCGATCTTGCGCTGGGGCGTCCGATCCTGGTGGTCGATTCGACCGACGTCGATCCCGACGGCAGGCCGCTGGTGACCAAACGCTCGCGGTTCGCGGCGGAGCGCGTGGAGTTCCTGGTGGAATCATAG
- the phnC gene encoding phosphonate ABC transporter ATP-binding protein, with amino-acid sequence MLVIEGLTCRFGSKAAVDDASFQIAPGGFVGVIGRSGAGKSTLLRTINRLVTPTEGRILFDGVDVTALRGKELRQWRARAAMIFQQFNLVGRLDVLTNVLMGRLAAMPAWRSLTQAWLEEDKALAMSALEQFDMASLAAQRTDQLSGGQQQRVAIARALVQQPDLILADEPIASLDPRNTKVVMDALLRINKHFGITVICNLHSLDLARSYCDRLIGMAAGRVVFDGAPSALTEHVARELYDLEASEVMGGMPLPVPGGVPVLGTAAAA; translated from the coding sequence ATGCTGGTGATTGAAGGTCTGACGTGCCGCTTCGGTTCAAAAGCCGCGGTGGACGACGCTTCGTTTCAAATCGCCCCCGGTGGCTTTGTCGGCGTGATCGGCCGTTCCGGCGCCGGCAAGTCGACCCTGCTGCGGACCATCAATCGTCTTGTCACGCCAACGGAAGGGCGCATCCTGTTCGACGGCGTCGACGTCACCGCCCTGCGCGGCAAGGAACTGCGGCAATGGCGCGCCCGCGCCGCGATGATCTTCCAGCAGTTCAATCTCGTCGGCCGGCTCGACGTGCTTACCAACGTGCTGATGGGCCGCCTTGCCGCGATGCCGGCCTGGCGCTCGCTGACGCAGGCCTGGCTCGAGGAAGACAAGGCGCTGGCGATGTCCGCGCTGGAGCAGTTCGACATGGCATCGCTCGCGGCACAACGTACCGACCAGCTTTCCGGCGGCCAGCAGCAGCGCGTTGCGATCGCCCGCGCGCTGGTGCAGCAGCCCGATCTGATCCTCGCCGACGAGCCGATCGCCTCGCTCGACCCGCGCAACACGAAAGTCGTGATGGATGCGCTGCTCCGCATCAACAAGCATTTCGGCATCACCGTGATCTGCAACCTGCATTCGCTCGATCTGGCGCGCAGCTATTGCGATCGCCTGATCGGCATGGCAGCGGGTCGCGTGGTGTTCGACGGCGCGCCGTCAGCGCTCACCGAGCACGTCGCGCGCGAGCTCTACGATCTCGAAGCCAGTGAAGTCATGGGTGGCATGCCGCTGCCCGTGCCCGGCGGCGTTCCCGTCCTCGGCACCGCCGCTGCCGCCTGA
- the phnE gene encoding phosphonate ABC transporter, permease protein PhnE: MKELERPDTAALRTKYPDAFERPAAARLATPAMIAAALAVLIFGLHDLGFEPAKFIAGLHQLGWITLMMIPPDPGTSLPLYLRALGETLSIALLGTTLAATLALPVSLLAARNIVPPNIIRFPVRRFLDSIRGVDTLIWALVWINVVGLGPFAGVLAIMVSDFGALGKLFSEAIEAADKKQVEGIRASGGNALHEIRFGLMPQVLPVIAGQVLYFIESNTRSASIIGIVGAGGIGLQLAEQIRVLEWQKVSFLVLMILVAVAAIDFISGKLRFAIIGRRAVA; encoded by the coding sequence ATGAAGGAGCTGGAACGGCCGGACACCGCAGCGCTGCGGACGAAGTATCCCGATGCGTTCGAACGGCCGGCGGCGGCGCGCCTGGCGACGCCTGCGATGATCGCGGCGGCGCTCGCCGTCCTCATTTTTGGCCTGCACGATCTCGGCTTCGAGCCGGCAAAGTTCATCGCCGGCCTTCACCAGCTCGGCTGGATCACGTTGATGATGATCCCGCCCGATCCCGGAACGTCGCTCCCGCTCTATCTCCGGGCGCTCGGTGAGACGCTGTCGATCGCGCTGCTCGGCACCACGCTCGCCGCAACGCTGGCGCTGCCGGTCTCCCTGCTCGCAGCGCGGAACATCGTGCCGCCGAACATCATCCGCTTTCCGGTGCGACGTTTCCTCGATTCGATCCGCGGCGTCGATACGCTGATCTGGGCGTTGGTCTGGATCAATGTCGTCGGCCTCGGCCCGTTCGCCGGCGTGCTCGCGATCATGGTCTCTGACTTCGGCGCGCTCGGAAAACTGTTTTCGGAGGCGATCGAGGCGGCCGACAAGAAGCAGGTCGAGGGCATCAGGGCGTCAGGCGGCAATGCGTTGCATGAGATTCGATTCGGCCTGATGCCGCAGGTGCTGCCGGTCATTGCCGGGCAGGTGCTCTACTTCATCGAATCGAACACGCGATCGGCCAGCATCATCGGCATCGTCGGTGCCGGTGGTATCGGGCTTCAGCTCGCCGAGCAGATCCGCGTGCTCGAATGGCAGAAAGTGTCATTCCTCGTTCTGATGATCCTGGTCGCGGTCGCCGCGATCGACTTCATCTCCGGAAAGCTCCGCTTCGCCATCATCGGGCGGCGAGCAGTGGCATGA
- a CDS encoding alpha-D-ribose 1-methylphosphonate 5-triphosphate diphosphatase translates to MTEIFLEGGRALIGPEIVETSLVISGQDIAAIDRGRARAPLAIDARNLLVLPGIVDLHGDAFERQMMPRPGVDFPVDVALADSDRQAVGNGITTIFHGATWSWEPGLRSGDNARRLLEAIERLRPQFAADTRLHLRHETYNLDAEDEIGQWLAEGRVDLFAFNDHMAATIRDLTKPNKRGRLVERTGLSDAAFEELVGRVAARAADVPASTARLAAAARAAEVRMLSHDDATPAMRKAYRDMGATIAEFPVNEETARAAAAAGDAIIYGAPNVVRGGSHTGWTRASDMIAKGLCSVLASDYYYPAQLLAAFRLVADSVLPLAQAWKLISEAPAEAAGLSDRGMIKEGRRADILLVDDSVPLRPRVVAVIAAGRLVHFTDATRLLGSAPASREAVVVV, encoded by the coding sequence GTGACCGAAATCTTCCTTGAAGGCGGCCGAGCCCTGATCGGCCCGGAGATCGTCGAAACCTCACTCGTTATTTCCGGGCAGGATATCGCAGCGATCGATCGCGGCCGCGCACGCGCGCCGCTCGCGATCGATGCTCGTAATCTCTTGGTTCTGCCGGGTATCGTCGACCTGCATGGCGACGCGTTCGAACGGCAGATGATGCCGCGCCCGGGTGTCGACTTCCCGGTCGACGTGGCGCTCGCCGACAGTGACCGGCAAGCCGTGGGCAACGGCATCACCACCATCTTCCATGGCGCGACCTGGTCGTGGGAGCCGGGCCTGCGATCCGGCGACAATGCCCGGCGCCTGCTGGAGGCGATCGAACGGCTGCGGCCGCAATTTGCCGCAGACACCCGATTGCATCTGCGGCACGAGACCTATAATCTCGATGCAGAGGACGAGATCGGCCAATGGCTTGCTGAAGGACGAGTCGATCTGTTCGCCTTCAACGATCATATGGCTGCGACCATCCGCGACCTGACGAAGCCGAACAAGCGCGGCCGCCTGGTTGAACGGACCGGACTATCCGACGCGGCCTTTGAAGAGCTGGTCGGTCGTGTCGCCGCCCGCGCGGCGGATGTCCCAGCGTCGACTGCGCGGCTTGCTGCGGCGGCGCGCGCGGCCGAGGTGAGGATGCTCTCGCATGACGACGCCACGCCGGCGATGCGCAAGGCGTATCGGGACATGGGTGCCACGATCGCCGAGTTTCCGGTCAACGAAGAGACGGCGCGCGCGGCCGCGGCGGCCGGCGACGCCATCATCTATGGCGCGCCCAACGTGGTGCGTGGCGGCAGCCATACAGGCTGGACCAGGGCGTCCGACATGATCGCCAAAGGGCTCTGCTCGGTGCTGGCGTCGGACTATTACTATCCGGCGCAGCTGCTCGCCGCCTTCAGGCTCGTGGCTGATAGCGTGCTTCCGCTGGCGCAGGCCTGGAAGCTGATCTCGGAAGCACCGGCAGAGGCCGCAGGCCTGTCCGATCGCGGCATGATCAAGGAGGGACGGCGCGCCGACATCCTGCTGGTCGACGACAGCGTGCCGCTGCGGCCGCGGGTGGTCGCGGTGATCGCCGCGGGCAGGCTGGTGCATTTCACCGATGCAACACGCCTGCTCGGCTCAGCCCCGGCATCCCGCGAGGCTGTCGTCGTCGTTTGA
- a CDS encoding alpha-D-ribose 1-methylphosphonate 5-phosphate C-P-lyase PhnJ — MNAPTYNFAYLDEQTKRMIRRAILKAIAIPGYQVPFASREMPMPYGWGTGGVQVTAAILGPDDVLKVIDQGSDDTTNAISIRKFFAKTAGVATTTATIDATVIQTRHRIPETALGENQVLVYQVPIPEPLRFLEPRETETRRMHALAEYGLMHVKLYEDIARFGHIATAYAYPVKVNARYVMDPSPTPKFDNPKMDNCPALQLFGAGREKRIYAIPPYTQVVSLDFEDHPFEPYRFNAPCALCGAENSYLDEIVTDDKGGRMFVCSDTDFCEERQTAGHHGSLSAAPYKERAHG, encoded by the coding sequence ATGAACGCGCCCACCTACAACTTTGCTTATCTCGACGAGCAGACCAAGCGGATGATCCGCCGCGCGATTCTGAAGGCGATTGCGATTCCCGGCTACCAGGTCCCGTTCGCTAGCCGCGAAATGCCGATGCCCTATGGGTGGGGCACCGGTGGCGTGCAGGTCACGGCCGCGATCCTCGGACCCGATGACGTGCTGAAGGTGATCGACCAGGGCTCCGACGACACCACCAATGCGATCTCGATCCGGAAGTTCTTTGCCAAGACCGCTGGTGTCGCTACGACCACCGCGACGATTGATGCGACCGTGATCCAGACCCGTCACCGCATCCCGGAGACGGCGCTTGGCGAAAACCAGGTGCTGGTCTATCAGGTGCCGATTCCTGAACCCTTACGCTTCCTCGAGCCGCGCGAGACCGAGACGCGCCGCATGCATGCGCTCGCCGAATACGGCCTGATGCACGTCAAGCTCTACGAGGACATCGCGCGGTTCGGACATATCGCGACGGCCTACGCCTATCCGGTGAAGGTGAACGCGCGCTACGTGATGGACCCGTCGCCGACGCCGAAATTCGACAATCCAAAGATGGACAATTGCCCTGCGCTCCAGCTTTTCGGCGCCGGCCGCGAGAAGCGCATCTATGCGATCCCGCCCTACACGCAGGTGGTGTCGCTCGATTTCGAGGATCACCCGTTTGAGCCCTACCGGTTCAACGCTCCCTGCGCGCTGTGCGGCGCCGAGAATTCGTACCTCGACGAGATCGTCACCGACGACAAGGGCGGCCGCATGTTCGTGTGCTCCGACACCGATTTCTGCGAGGAGCGTCAGACGGCTGGCCACCATGGCAGCCTGAGCGCCGCGCCGTACAAGGAGAGGGCGCATGGCTGA